CTTTCGACGTTCCTGGCGCAGCGTTCGAACCAAGGCCCAGCCAGCGACACCGTAGAAGGCGACCAGCGTAAAGGCGAGCATTCCGAGCACCTCGCCCGTCAGCGCCGCCATCAGTCGTCACCCCTGGAGATTTCGGCCCCACCCGGTTGACCGCCTCGCCTCTCGAGAACGCTCATGAGCGCGTAGCCGACTATAGGGAAGACCACGAGAACGAACATACCGCCGATCATTTCGGGACTTCCGAAGTTCTCGTAGGCGAAGTAGGCTACGATGAACAGCATCACGGCGGGGATGACGAACTTGATCACTGGATTCCACCAGCGACCGATATGGATTCCGGCGTTGCGGTTGACCGCGAGCAGCCGGAGACGTTCCGGTTCCATGACCCAGCCGATGACGCCGATGATGGCGAGCGTCGCGAGGGGAAGCCCCCAGTTCCCGAAGACGAAGTCGAGATAATCGAGGATATCGACGGAGTAGGCGCTCGGGATCCCAAGCAACCAGATCACGCCACAGACACCGAGCGTGGTCTGAGTGCGATCGAACCGCGTCTCCTCGCTGAGCGTCGTAACGCTTACTTCAGTGATTAGCAGCCCCGAGGTGAACGTCGCGAGAAAGAAGCCGACGAAAAAGAGTATCGCGACTAGCCCGCCCAGTGGGATTTCGGGGAAGACCTGCACGAGCGAGACGAAAGCGAGTCCGGCACCGGCATCGGGTTCGACACCTTCGACCGCGAAGACGATCGGGAAAATCGCGAGCGCTGCGAGGATACCGACGCTTGACTCGCCGATCGCAGTAAAGAGGCCACCACCCAGCGGCACGTCGTCGTACTCTCGAAGGTAGCTGCCGACGGTCAACGCGATTCCCCAGCCGAGGCCAGTCGAGAACAGCGCCTGTCCGAGTGCAGTAATCCATGTGTCGCTGTCCATCAGGAACTCCCACTGAATCCCGAATGCGAAGGCAAGTCCCTCGCTCGCACCGGGTAAGGTGAGCCCCCTGATCGCCATGACGACGAGCGAGAGCACAAGCGCCGGTACCGCGTAGACGACGATCCGTTCGACGCCCCGGCGGATGCCGAGCACTAGGATCGCCGCGATCGACCCCATCACGATGGTGTGGAGGGCGATCATGAGCAGGGAGTTCGCGAAGAACTCGTTCATGAACGGCTCCGCCTCGAACCCGCTCGCGGTGAACGTAAACAACAATGAGTGGACGGCGTAGTACAGCGTCCAGCCGACCACCGGCGAATAGTACGACATGAGCGCGATATTCACCAGTAATACGACCACGCCGAGACCAACCAGTCCACCGGAACCGATAACCTCCCGGAAGGCACCGATGACCCCCTGTTCGCGTACCGACCCAACGCAACCTCCGCCATTAGTCCCGGCACCGCGAGGACGATCAACAACGTGAGGAACGCGAGGACGAATGCGCCACCGCCGTTGCTCCCCATCACATACGGGAACCGCCAGATGTTCCCGGCACCCACCATCGCGCCGATCATTGCCATTAGGAACCCGAATCGAGTTCCCCACTCCGCTCGAGCCGTTTTCGTCGGAACGTCTCCCATCGCCGGATCACTACTGACTCCACGGTTCGCAACGCTGTATAAGTACGATATACGCCGTCGAGAAACATTCGCGTCGTAACTGATTTCCGCTTCTATTGACCGCACCTCGTCGAAACGGAGGAGAGAAAAACGGTCGACTGCGGTTACTCAGTGGCCCCGTCCGCGCCGTCGTCCGCGTCATCGTCTGCATCCTCGTCCTCATCCTCGTCGATGGTGGTCGTCGGCTCTGTATCCTCGGTGCCACCGTACTGTTCGTCCTCCGTTTCGTTCCCGTCACTCTCGTCAGTCACGGTAATCACTCGGCCGGGATCGCGTCCATCTCGAAGCCTTCGGTCAGTTCCGTCAGCTCGTCGAGGGCGTCTTGCTCCTCCCGAAGGTTCTCCTCGAGGAGATCGGCTGCCTCGCCCATCCCGAGCTGGTCCGCGAGCGGGATCAGGTTCCCGTAGGCGGCGATCTCGTAGTGTTCAGTCTTCTCGGCGGCCGCCATGTTGTGGTAATCCATCACGTCCTGTGCAGGGTCCATCGACGTGAACTCCTCGTACTCCTCGAGAAGCCCTTCGATTCCCTCACATTCCTCTTTCTCCGGTGGTTCACCGAACATGTCAAAGACCTCCTCGAGCCGGTCGATCTGCTCCTGTGTCTCCTCGCGGTGTTCCGAAAACGCCTGCGAGATTTCGTCGCGTTCGGTGTTTCCCTCGAGTTCCTCGAGCGCATCGAGGAGCTGATGCTCCGCGCGATAGATATCTTCGAGGCCGTGCTCGAACAGATCCTGAATGGTGTCCATACTCATCGTATACCCACTCGATCGTTCACCAGCCGGGTGAAAAAGACGGGAGCCTGCGACGGCAGGTGCCAGCGGGCGAGCCATCTCCGCTTTCTCGAGATCCGCAGCTACTCCGTCGCGCCTTCGACGCGCTCGGCGTGTTTCTCGAGATCCGCGGCGAGCGCGCGGGCCTGCGTCGGCGTCAACTCGAGTTCTTCCATGTGTTTAGGCAACTGTTCCTCGGAGAGATTGTCGAGTTCGAACTGGAGACGAACCGCATCTGGATCCTTGCGGTCGGCTGTCGCGTTCATGACGGCGACGGATTCCCACTCGAAGGTCTCACCCACTGCTTTTCCCTCGACGTAATCCAGTGTCGTGTCCGCGTTGACCGTCATCAGTCGATCAGACATGTCAGTTCGATCCTCACGCTCCGACCACTTATACAGATAGCCGTCGATCGAGCGTCTCGATCGGTACGAAACACCCTGGCCATGCACGCAATGTACTCACTCGAGCCCCGCTGCCAGTTCCGGATGGCGCGAACGTCCGCAAGGTCGCACCGCCACCGCGCCGGTGATCCACATGGCCACGGACACGAGCCTAATTAAATCGCTCCCCGACGTTGCAGCCGACCCACTCGAAAACGCCACCCCCGATGAGGCCGAGCAGTTCTCGCTGGCCGAGTTCGCCGAGCGCATTGACGTGCGAACGGATACCACTATCGACGATGCAATCGGACCGATCGAACTCGCACGTTCCGCGGTGACCAGCGTCGGAGATATCGTCGAGACCGAACTCAAGCACACTCGCGAACAGCTTCCAGCAAGTTCATCCTCATCTTCGAATCTGGCCAGCCGATGACTGGAAACGAATTCCTCGAGACTGGCGTGGACAATTTCGACGGGATCGACGTCGCACCGCGCAAGACGATCGATGCCATGCTCGAAACAATCCAATCGCCGACCGCGTGGCCGGCGAGCAAGCCGGCACCCTCGCGATTGACCTCCCACGGGACCTTCGATCGCCGCTAACCGATATCGACGAGATGGCACTCAAGTTTGACCGAGACGAGGTCCTCGGTCGAATTGCAGCCCGTGCCGACGTCGAAAAGGACGATGCGACGGCTATGATGCGCGCAATCGTCGACGTGCTCCATGAAACCAGTGCCAATCTCGAGCTGCAGAACGGAACCCAACCCCCGGGCAAGTTCGATCAGGCATTTGATCGGCAGTAATAACGAGGACCCGACGTTCGAACGGATGCATCACTGTCACCGATCGTGAGTCGCGCAACGGAGGACTGGAACGATCGCCACACTTACCAGCAGTTCTTGCCACAACTAGATCGAAGTACAACGGCGGTTGGTCCGCCCAATCGACACGAATATCGGTTTGAAAACGGACACCACCTAACCGCATATCTACCGCCGATAAACGACGGTCGGTACCCGATGGTCCGTCTCACTCGTGAGTACTGTCGTCCTTCGACCCACTGAATACGCTGATTCGAACGCTGATGCCCCACAGAGACGAAACCCGTCGCTTTCGTAGCTCGACTTATCTGACAATTATTCGGTAGCTTCGACTCGAGTAACAGCTGTTATCTTCTCGACCAGTCAGCTAGTACCAGTCGGTTCTGCATTCATCCCGACAGCTTCTATCGTTTTACGCCGTCTGTTTCGACGCGGTCCGTCCGACAATCGGACGTATCAAACTACATTCTCGTCAGAGATAGCGGCATAATCAACCCATAAGACAGAGCACGGGTATCGTTTGCAGCCGAAGCGATACTTATACCCACGGAGTTCGAATAGCCGCCAATGACTGATACAGCCGAATGCAAACCAGAGCCGATCGAGCAGGAAGCGGAGGAGCGCGATGACGCCCACCTCGACGATATCGAAGAAGGTGCCGGCTGTACGGAAATCTGGGAGCACCTCGCCGAGCAACGCGAGGAGTGAAGCGAGAATTTCGCCCCGGCAACGACCTTTTTGACGCCGAAACCCGTACCAAGGTGCATGTCCGACAACCGGCCCGATGATCGTTCGCATCGCCGCGGCGAGAATGGCCGCTCGATTCCGACGGACCGCGAATCACCCGTCGGTGCACCAGTTATCCGGGGCGACGAATCGGTCGCCGGGACCCGTGCCCGCGAAGCCGTTCAATTTGATCCCGACGATCCCGAGAGCCTCGCGGACGCCGCCG
This genomic stretch from Natrinema sp. SYSU A 869 harbors:
- a CDS encoding ferritin-like domain-containing protein, translating into MSMDTIQDLFEHGLEDIYRAEHQLLDALEELEGNTERDEISQAFSEHREETQEQIDRLEEVFDMFGEPPEKEECEGIEGLLEEYEEFTSMDPAQDVMDYHNMAAAEKTEHYEIAAYGNLIPLADQLGMGEAADLLEENLREEQDALDELTELTEGFEMDAIPAE
- a CDS encoding DUF6360 family protein, giving the protein MSDRLMTVNADTTLDYVEGKAVGETFEWESVAVMNATADRKDPDAVRLQFELDNLSEEQLPKHMEELELTPTQARALAADLEKHAERVEGATE
- a CDS encoding DUF2267 domain-containing protein, translating into MAGEQAGTLAIDLPRDLRSPLTDIDEMALKFDRDEVLGRIAARADVEKDDATAMMRAIVDVLHETSANLELQNGTQPPGKFDQAFDRQ